The following coding sequences are from one Nicotiana tabacum cultivar K326 chromosome 1, ASM71507v2, whole genome shotgun sequence window:
- the LOC107794420 gene encoding serine/threonine-protein phosphatase 7 long form homolog — protein sequence MDAPIHPGPYSRELLVLQGDHRSAHIWDGELLSQTLRARRVDDLWDFLHDRVLHERVVHRLQATGFYRIIEIGRIQVDWAMITALIERWRPETHTFHLPIGEATVMLQDVEVLYGLPADGMAVSLPIAMRYMSRDHYLDMLHQLTGFRPQDEAASSGASGLALTPIRQHLELLHPDITDDTEKEYITHYTRLLLLLLFGGVLFPNTSGNLVSLRFLLHLQLLDELPYYN from the coding sequence atggacgcgcctatacatcccggcccttaCTCTCGTGAGCTATTAGTGCTtcagggcgatcataggtccgccCATATATGGGATGGAGAGTTACTTTCCCAGACTCTCCGCGCTAGGAGAGTGGACGACCTGTGGGATTTTCTTCATGACAGAGTTCTCCACGAGCGTGTAGTCCATCGCCTCCAGGCCACGGGATTCTATAGGATTATTGAGATCGGCCGAATACAGGTTGACTGGGCGATGATCACGgcgttgattgagcggtggcgaccggagacgcataCTTTTCATTTGCCCATTGGCGAGGCTACCGTCATGCTACAGGACGTTGAGGTTTTATATGGCCTTCCCGCTGATGGCATGGCTGTTTCACTGCCTATTGCTATGAGATATATGTCGCGTGATCATTATTTGGACATGCTGCATCAGCTCACTGGTTTCAGGCCTCAGGACGAGGCTGCATCGTCTGGTGCTAGTGGATTGGCTTTGACCCCTATTAGACAGCACCTGGAGCTACTCCACCCCGATATCACTGACGATACAGAGAAGGAGTATATCACCCATTATACGAGGTTGTTGTTGCTTCTTCTATTTGGAGGGGTCTTGTTCCCTAATACTTCAGGAAACCTCGTCAGCCTTAGATTTTTGCTTCATCTTCAGCTGCTGGATGAGTTACCCTATTACAACTAG